In Cryptomeria japonica chromosome 1, Sugi_1.0, whole genome shotgun sequence, the sequence ATGTCAATTGCAACAAAATAAGATGCTGCCTGCCAAGAATCAGGAACTATAACTACAACCCTAACCCTTCAAATTTCAGTTCTCCTAATATACAGAAGGCTAATAAGCCGCAAAAGTTAAGCTCATTGTAATATCTAGTCATATTTCCATTAATGTCACAAGATCAGTTAAGTCGACACTGCTTTCACATGTACTAAGGTAAGTAACTTTGTTAGAGGTTAAAATTATTAATGCCAGAGAAAAGTACAACTGCACTTTCAAGGTTAAAAATTCTCCGAAGTCTTCAGAATCTCAGATGTCATGAAATCATTGACTGATTCAAGTATTTACAGCTTCTCAATCCCATGCACTAGCATAGCCAGGATTGCTATATCCATACCCTGCAGGCGAGCCGTATGTATTTACCACATTACCATGTGCACCACCATAACGGGCAGCACCACCATAGCGGTCCACACTACCTCTGCCTCCATCTCTTCGGTAATCACGACTACCAAACCTGTTTCCCCCAGATCGACGACCTCGCCCCCCACTGCCAAATGAAGACCTTGAACTCGCAGCATACTTATGAAGCCATGTTGGTACATCTTGGTTTGATTCTTGCATCAGTTCCGCAAGTGGCCTTGCTAAAGACATATTACTTTCATTAAAAAATGCAGTGGCTAACCCAGAATTTCCAGCCCGACCTGTACGGCCAATGCGGTGAACatagtcatcaatatcatttggcaAGTCAAAGTTCACAACATGTGCAACATGTGGAATGTCAAGACCACGAGCTGCTACATCAGTAGCAACAAGGATAGGAGTTGTTCCACTCTTAAAGGATCGTAATGCTTGCTCTCGCTCCTGAAAGATGAAACTTGTCATTATAATTTGACTTCACAAAAGAAATTTTTGTGCGTTAACATGAACTGTTGTGATCTACACACTTAGATTGTTCTCTTTGTCAGCAACACTTACCTAACAAAGATTTGaacatttttaaaacaaaaaggtaATGTCACTAACAAGTTACAAAACTAATGTGACATATAGAGAATCCTCCAGCTAACCTGTTGTGATCTGTCGCCATGTATTGTGGTTGCAGGGAAACCATTGGAGCATAACCAGTATTCCAAGGAATCAGCGCCCTTCTTTGTCTCCACAAAAACTAGAGTCAAAGCATGCTGCATTTTCAAAAAGGAAAACTTTATGATTtcaatctttttatcaaattgcaTGGTAAAACACCTCAGATGTTTGATATACACATTACCTTTCCATGTGCCCCACTAGCTCTTTGACCATGAAGTAAATCCATTAAATGGCTTCTTTTCTCTTCACCTAGAACAAATTCCACCCTCTGGACGATTAGATCTGTACTAGATCCCACCCTACCAACGGCCAAGAAGATATAGTTTGAAAGAAAATCGGATGCCAACCTCTGCAATCAAAGAAAAATGGACATCTCAAGTCACTGGGTCTGGAGTATGAGATATTACAATATTTCTAAGTATGTAGACAAGCAGCATCATGGAAATTTTTAGAAATTGAAACCAATtcaatcaacaaaaaataaatagatcatGTTAGGACTGTCAACCGACAGTTCAAAAGTCCTTCCCATTAACTCCAATAAATGCATAAAAACATTGGCACAATACCATAACATACTCCACATATAAGAGTAAAATGTATCATAGGTGCTCTGCTTTCAAGAGATTAATGGTTCCATGTGCAGAACGACCATTATACAAATCAAACTTTGTACCTGAATTTCTCTCGGAAATGTTGCACTGAACAGCAACGTTTGCCTTTTACCAACAGGTGGCATATCCATTGTTTCAACTATCTTACGAATCTGAGGCTCAAACCCCATATCAAGCATGCGATCTGCCTCGTCCAGAGCCAAATGTTTCACCATGGAAAGGGAAACCCTTCCTCTCTCAAGAAGATCTGAAAGGCGTCCAGGTGTTGCAACAAGAATATCAACACCCCGCTCTAACTCCCGAAGCTACAAAAACAGTTAATATCATCAATCCAACTGGTCAAAACATTACCATAACCAATATCAAAATGCTCGTACAAGACgctcaaaataataatatttaagcaGCCTAAAACAAATCAAGAGAGACATTCTATACACTAAATTAGACAGGTCTAAGGTCTGTTTGCGTAGCTTAAGTTACATGGTTAAAATACAATTCTTAAAGAAGACATTTGTTATGAAGACATCCTCCACAAAGAATACtaaataaaaaagcaaaaaatattaatatttaagaaTCTGTGTTTCAGACACAAATTATTGGATTTGTATGTATTTAGAATGTAGaagagatttttataaaaaatcatgGGTTCTAACCAAAGAAGCATTAGTCTGCAATTAATCAATCGTAAGTGACGGAGAGTGTTTCCCCAATAATCGAGGGATTTTTTTTGGGTAAATCGCGattaaaacctgcaaaaaaaaagcGATTTTCATTTCCCGCGAAATCAACAAAAATTAACCCTAAAAAACAGCAGGGAAAATTATAAGATGGCGTTCGGCGAGAATCCAGACACCATATATCATTAACCTGCCATTTTGACCTCATTTTTGAAGTCTATACGCATTTTATCAGCATAAAGTCGCAAAAAAAGTGCATTCAAATCGCAGGACACAAGTTTTTCGGCTATGAAATTCAGCATTTTCAGACTTCCGCGGAAGCTGTTGAGTTTTCGTTGTCTGCTCTGGTTTTCTCGTCTGTTGCCTGCAAAAATTAAGAGCTAGggttttgatttttagttttttacatttatgatttttttgttgttttataaaAATGTAATATATGCATTTTAAGTTTTAATAATagaatttatcattttattttatttatattaaaaaatttaacatatataatattgatatttaataatattttattttgttgttttactttttatagaaatttgaaaatataaattttaataaattaaaatttcatattttaaatattcaattttttaaaaagattttacaacatttaattttAAAGTACTACCTTATAAATTTTAACAATTCAAACATTTATTGAATTTAagaaatcttttaaatttttaataactgaattataattttttttaattacattAAATTTTTGAACATTtacaatattaaaatttaatattattttaatttattgttttattttttttataagttttcaaaaatattatttttaataaattagaatttaatattttaaaatatttaatttaatttttaaattattaattaaaaaaaatttaacaaattcaaATATTAATTAGATTCAAGAAATatagtattattttattttaatattaacaaATTTAATTTTGTAAGTTAAATTTTAAACTTACTGATATTTTAAATTGATTATAACTTATTTTAATTTACCATATATAGATTTTAATAAATTAACAAAttcagataaataaataaatttaagaaaCATAGTATTGTTTCAATTTATTAACaactttaattaaattattttttgaattttttaatattttaatttttaataagccATTTTTTCAAAACCTTATACTTTTgatttgccgattaattccccaaacgattaatgcttcTTTGGTTCTAGCAGGTTTTCTTTCCAGACAAAATAATATTAACATGCTATTTCATCATACCCCAGAACCTCTTTTTT encodes:
- the LOC131037814 gene encoding DEAD-box ATP-dependent RNA helicase 52B yields the protein MVSARADSGPVLAAEKTTENATPNSRPARPSYVPPHLRNKDLQSQVPVPSQNSSNPNPSSRSPNPDPIPNPNPIQPSAWGSNPRAGSLSRTGSWAAESEKSFGWSGERNLNPNPHPNPRGRGNTNRLRTPPTPETNPFASHGLKPDVVNTLFDQENTGINFEAYEDIPVETSGENVPPPVGTFAEIDLGEALNLNIKRCNYVKPTPVQRYAIPISLAGRDLMACAQTGSGKTAAFCFPIISAIMRSNVPPRPRAGRSSFPLALILSPTRELSMQIYEEARKFAYQSGIKVVVVYGGAPINQQLRELERGVDILVATPGRLSDLLERGRVSLSMVKHLALDEADRMLDMGFEPQIRKIVETMDMPPVGKRQTLLFSATFPREIQRLASDFLSNYIFLAVGRVGSSTDLIVQRVEFVLGEEKRSHLMDLLHGQRASGAHGKHALTLVFVETKKGADSLEYWLCSNGFPATTIHGDRSQQEREQALRSFKSGTTPILVATDVAARGLDIPHVAHVVNFDLPNDIDDYVHRIGRTGRAGNSGLATAFFNESNMSLARPLAELMQESNQDVPTWLHKYAASSRSSFGSGGRGRRSGGNRFGSRDYRRDGGRGSVDRYGGAARYGGAHGNVVNTYGSPAGYGYSNPGYASAWD